Proteins encoded together in one Oncorhynchus mykiss isolate Arlee chromosome 7, USDA_OmykA_1.1, whole genome shotgun sequence window:
- the LOC110527445 gene encoding NEDD4 family-interacting protein 2 isoform X2 — protein MDQAASRYQVFENDEDDSCEPSTSAQQPCTSAQANSSSQACPVPVALGVDAEAPPPPYASIALGATAAMPESSCYPSDFPVPPPYSVATSLPTYDEAEKAKAAAMVLSAVEVIPGEDDFSDVDQLRVGNDGIFMLAFFMAFLFNWIGFCLSFCLTNTIAGRYGAICGFGLSLIKWILIVRFSDYFTGYFNGQYWLWWIFLVLGLLLFFRGFVNYLKVRNMSESMAASHRTRFFFLY, from the exons ATGGACCAGGCAGCGAGCCGATACCAAGTG ttTGAGAATGATGAAGACGACTCCTGTGAGCCCTCCACCAGCGCCCAGCAGCCGTGCACCTCTGCCCAGGCCAACTCGTCCTCCCAGGCCTGCCCTGTCCCAGTAGCCCTGGGGGTGGATGCAGAGGCCCCACCTCCCCCGTATGCCAGCATCGCCCTGGGAGCCACCGCTGCCATGCCTG AGAGCAGTTGTTACCCAAGTGATTTCCCCGTGCCGCCTCCCTACAGCGTGGCCACCTCTCTTCCCACCTACGACGAGGCAGAGAAAGCCAAAGCTGCAGCCATGGTACTCTCTGCTGTGGAGGTGATACCAGgg GAGGATGACTTCAGCGATGTCGACCAGCTGAGGGTGGGGAACGACGGCATTTTCATGCTGGCCTTTTTCA TGGCCTTCCTGTTCAATTGGATTGGGTTTTGCCTGTCATTCTGCCTGACCAACACCATCGCCGGCCGATACGGGGCCATCTGCGGCTTTGGCCTCTCTCTCATCAAGTGGATTCTCATCGTCAGA TTCTCGGACTACTTTACTGGATACTTCAATGGGCAGTACTGGCTCTGGTGGATTTTCCTGGTCCTCG GTCTCCTGCTTTTCTTCAGAGGGTTCGTGAACTACCTGAAAGTGCGCAACATGTCTGAAAGCATGGCTGCCTCGCACAGAACACGCTTCTTCTTCCTGTACTGA
- the LOC110527445 gene encoding NEDD4 family-interacting protein 2 isoform X1 produces the protein MDQAASRYQVFENDEDDSCEPSTSAQQPCTSAQANSSSQACPVPVALGVDAEAPPPPYASIALGATAAMPVESSCYPSDFPVPPPYSVATSLPTYDEAEKAKAAAMVLSAVEVIPGEDDFSDVDQLRVGNDGIFMLAFFMAFLFNWIGFCLSFCLTNTIAGRYGAICGFGLSLIKWILIVRFSDYFTGYFNGQYWLWWIFLVLGLLLFFRGFVNYLKVRNMSESMAASHRTRFFFLY, from the exons ATGGACCAGGCAGCGAGCCGATACCAAGTG ttTGAGAATGATGAAGACGACTCCTGTGAGCCCTCCACCAGCGCCCAGCAGCCGTGCACCTCTGCCCAGGCCAACTCGTCCTCCCAGGCCTGCCCTGTCCCAGTAGCCCTGGGGGTGGATGCAGAGGCCCCACCTCCCCCGTATGCCAGCATCGCCCTGGGAGCCACCGCTGCCATGCCTG TAGAGAGCAGTTGTTACCCAAGTGATTTCCCCGTGCCGCCTCCCTACAGCGTGGCCACCTCTCTTCCCACCTACGACGAGGCAGAGAAAGCCAAAGCTGCAGCCATGGTACTCTCTGCTGTGGAGGTGATACCAGgg GAGGATGACTTCAGCGATGTCGACCAGCTGAGGGTGGGGAACGACGGCATTTTCATGCTGGCCTTTTTCA TGGCCTTCCTGTTCAATTGGATTGGGTTTTGCCTGTCATTCTGCCTGACCAACACCATCGCCGGCCGATACGGGGCCATCTGCGGCTTTGGCCTCTCTCTCATCAAGTGGATTCTCATCGTCAGA TTCTCGGACTACTTTACTGGATACTTCAATGGGCAGTACTGGCTCTGGTGGATTTTCCTGGTCCTCG GTCTCCTGCTTTTCTTCAGAGGGTTCGTGAACTACCTGAAAGTGCGCAACATGTCTGAAAGCATGGCTGCCTCGCACAGAACACGCTTCTTCTTCCTGTACTGA